Proteins from a genomic interval of Rosa chinensis cultivar Old Blush chromosome 2, RchiOBHm-V2, whole genome shotgun sequence:
- the LOC112184671 gene encoding uncharacterized protein LOC112184671, translated as MGPITNSSFTDDKSGGRQRRTVLMTMFQEALADCNLEDMGFVGSRFTWDNRYTKERLDRSCCTHNWRALYPYSKVVTLPPNRSDHNPIVVEVGLKIGSTGKLLMEWDAGTFRQRKTEMFLLQSKMDMLMKLPFDHSHFEQQKALQFRYNELLSLEEVYWRQRSRVLWLKEGDHNSAFFHRKASNGRSRNKVAEGSDSAALEVVLEQIQPCVDNDMNSSLLAAYSDAEIKKALFQMHLSKSPGPDGILDSESNFTHLTLIPKIKEPKIASDFRPIALCRLISDNTLVASEVSHFMHKLRYQNEGFFSLKLDISKAYDKLEWTFLTAILSKMGFAQKWIDIVLCSIRTMRYSILLHVTQGSLKGLRMSHGAPVVHHLLFADDSFLFGEASVSECATLRSILNVYERASGQKINLDKSSVVFSKNVHPDVKGNLASILGVQCVEDHGRYPGLPLHVGKLKTAIFSYLKERLTKKLISWRTKILSSAGKEILMKAVAQVIPTYVMSCYMLPKGLCDDLHQLCAQFFWGGSDSNRKIHWRS; from the exons ATGGGACCTATTACGAACTCTAGCTTCACAG ATGACAAATCGGGCGGTCGACAGCGGAGGACAGTTCTGATGACAATGTTCCAGGAAGCTTTGGCCGACTGTAATCTGGAGGATATGGGTTTTGTGGGTTCTCGCTTTACCTGGGATAACCGTTATACGAAGGAACGTTTGGACCGGAGTTGTTGCACTCACAATTGGCGTGCACTCTATCCTTATTCTAAGGTTGTGACACTGCCTCCTAACAGGTCAGATCATAATCCCATTGTTGTAGAG GTTGGATTGAAAATTGGTTCAACAGGTAAACTTCTAATGGAATGGGATGCGGGAACTTTTCGGCAGAGGAAAACGGAGATGTTTCTTTTGCAATCTAAGATGGATATGTTGATGAAACTTCCGTTTGATCATTCTCACTTTGAACAACAAAAAGCTCTTCAATTTAGGTATAATGAACTTCTATCCTTGGAAGAAGTTTATTGGCGCCAGCGGTCTAGAGTATTATGGTTGAAAGAGGGGGACCATAATTCAGCTTTTTTCCACAGGAAAGCTTCTAACGGACGTAGCCGTAATAAGGTGGCCG AGGGTTCTGATTCTGCAGCTTTGGAGGTAGTTCTTGAACAGATTCAACCATGTGTTGATAATGATATGAATTCTTCTCTATTAGCTGCATATTCAGATGCGGAAATTAAGAAGGCTTTGTTTCAGATGCATCTATCAAAATCACCCGGACCTGATG GTATTCTGGATTCTGAGAGCAATTTTACTCATTTGACTCTTATTCCAAAAATTAAAGAGCCTAAGATTGCATCTGACTTCAGGCCTATTGCTCTAT GTCGTTTGATATCTGATAACACTTTGGTTGCCTCTGAGGTTTCTCATTTTATGCATAAGCTTCGGTATCAGAATGAGggtttcttctctctcaagTTAGATATCAGTAAAGCTTATGATAAATTGGAGTGGACTTTTCTTACTGCTATTTTATCTAAGATGGGTTTTGCGCAAAAGTGGATTGATATTGTTCTATGTTCTATTAGAACAATGCGCTATTCTATTCTTTTACATG TCACTCAGGGATCACTGAAAGGGTTGCGTATGAGTCATGGGGCCCCAGTTGTTCATCATTTgttatttgcagatgatagttttCTATTTGGGGAAGCATCTGTTTCAGAATGTGCTACCCTCAGGTCCATCCTGAATGTTTACGAGCGTGCTTCTGGTCAAAAGATTAACCTGGATAAAAGCAGTGTTGTTTTCAGTAAGAATGTGCATCCTGATGTCAAAGGTAATTTAGCTTCTATTTTAGGGGTGCAATGTGTCGAGGATCATGGCAGATATCCAGGGCTACCCCTTCATGTGGGGAAATTAAAAACAGCAATTTTCTCTTACTTAAAGGAAAGACTGACAAAGAAGCTGATCAGTTGGCGCACCAAAATCTTGAGTTCTGCTGGTAAGGAGATTCTAATGAAGGCTGTGGCTCAAGTTATTCCAACTTATGTTATGAGTTGTTATATGCTTCCTAAAGGTCTCTGTGACGATTTGCATCAACTTTGTGCTCAATTCTTTTGGGGAGGTTCAGATTCTAATCGCAAAATTCACTGGAGGTCTTAG